In the Thermoproteota archaeon genome, one interval contains:
- a CDS encoding glutamate-1-semialdehyde 2,1-aminomutase: MAGWLGEVPDFFSEELGRYTERTRRSEQIFREARKYVPHGVNSNMRFFEPYPIYIAKGKGGKVWDIDGNEYLDLNLAMGAVFSGHSHPAVVEAVQEVIQEGTAFGTDVPEARLVAKELARRWGLDKVRFSNSGAEATMHAIRIARAYTGKDKIVKFEGNYHGAHDYVLVSIKSPPGQMGRKFPRRIPVGPGIPGTTLESVLIARYNDLNSVERLFRKHEEEIAAVIVEPVAMNIGVVPPRPGFLEGLRKLTEEYGALLIFDEVKTGVKLAPGGAAEFFGIKPDLAVTAKSIGGGFPVSAIMGKEEVMSVVGPHSAVHAGTFNANRLVMAAALATLTKVLTIDAYPRAHRLCDELSRAFQDIVDDYRIPAVVQWIGPNGHIYPGATEPVVDLPTFYQQDDAAWWRYWIAMMNRGVFIEPVVSDDEWTVSVVHTKEDIERAIEAFKEAAKFMRPA; the protein is encoded by the coding sequence TTGGCTGGCTGGCTAGGGGAAGTCCCCGACTTCTTCTCCGAGGAACTCGGGAGGTACACGGAGAGAACCCGTAGGTCCGAACAGATCTTTAGGGAGGCTCGAAAATACGTACCCCATGGTGTAAACAGCAATATGAGGTTCTTTGAGCCCTATCCTATCTATATAGCCAAGGGTAAGGGCGGGAAGGTATGGGATATTGACGGCAACGAGTACTTGGACCTCAACCTCGCCATGGGTGCGGTGTTCTCGGGCCACAGCCATCCTGCGGTGGTTGAGGCGGTTCAGGAGGTGATACAAGAAGGAACTGCCTTCGGGACGGATGTGCCAGAGGCCAGACTCGTCGCGAAGGAGCTGGCTAGGAGATGGGGTCTCGATAAGGTGAGGTTCAGCAACTCGGGAGCTGAGGCGACGATGCACGCCATAAGGATAGCTAGGGCGTACACTGGCAAGGACAAGATAGTGAAGTTCGAGGGGAACTATCACGGGGCTCATGACTACGTCTTGGTGAGCATAAAGTCACCTCCCGGTCAGATGGGCAGGAAGTTCCCGAGGAGGATACCCGTAGGTCCGGGGATACCGGGCACCACTCTGGAGTCAGTCTTGATAGCTAGATACAACGACCTAAACTCCGTGGAGAGGCTGTTCAGGAAGCATGAGGAGGAGATAGCTGCCGTTATAGTGGAGCCCGTGGCCATGAACATAGGTGTCGTGCCCCCCAGGCCGGGCTTCCTCGAAGGGTTAAGGAAGCTCACCGAGGAGTACGGGGCCCTCCTGATCTTCGATGAGGTGAAGACCGGTGTTAAACTCGCGCCCGGTGGGGCGGCGGAGTTCTTCGGCATAAAACCAGATCTGGCGGTGACGGCAAAGAGCATAGGAGGCGGCTTCCCTGTATCGGCGATCATGGGTAAGGAGGAGGTCATGTCTGTCGTGGGTCCTCACAGCGCCGTTCATGCTGGCACGTTCAACGCCAACAGGCTGGTGATGGCCGCAGCTCTAGCGACCCTCACGAAGGTCCTGACCATTGATGCCTACCCGAGGGCTCACAGGCTCTGCGACGAGCTCAGCAGGGCATTCCAAGACATAGTGGACGACTACAGGATACCCGCAGTGGTCCAGTGGATAGGTCCGAACGGTCACATATACCCGGGCGCGACGGAACCGGTGGTGGATCTGCCAACATTCTACCAGCAGGACGATGCTGCTTGGTGGCGCTATTGGATAGCGATGATGAACAGAGGAGTGTTCATAGAGCCCGTGGTAAGTGACGACGAGTGGACCGTCAGCGTGGTCCACACCAAGGAGGACATAGAGAGGGCCATAGAAGCCTTCAAAGAGGCCGCCAAGTTCATGAGACCTGCCTAA
- a CDS encoding nucleotidyltransferase, giving the protein MSSIDDFLSVAEERRVRYALMGALAISAIRTFRTTHDVDVAVHPADLWKLKRGLSSLGYVLLENPRLGKLEFKHRVKGDIDVYVDKISGLSVKQLLNRAVEAEIDGRRVWVISPEDALLLKALARRERDLADIAVILMEVGDRIDWEYVKNMGSELNLDLKEVLRRSIERLPVSVDNPPKVRKILRRLVDNMLR; this is encoded by the coding sequence ATGTCATCTATTGATGATTTCCTGTCCGTGGCGGAGGAAAGGAGGGTCAGATACGCCCTGATGGGTGCCCTAGCGATATCAGCCATAAGGACCTTCAGGACCACTCATGATGTGGACGTGGCTGTGCACCCGGCAGATCTCTGGAAGCTCAAGCGGGGTTTATCGAGCTTGGGCTACGTGTTGCTGGAGAACCCTCGCCTCGGAAAGCTCGAATTTAAGCACAGGGTGAAGGGGGATATAGATGTATACGTGGACAAGATCTCCGGTTTGAGTGTGAAGCAGCTTCTCAATAGAGCTGTGGAGGCAGAGATTGATGGAAGGAGAGTGTGGGTCATATCACCTGAGGATGCCCTCCTGCTCAAGGCCCTAGCCCGCAGGGAGAGGGACCTCGCTGACATAGCGGTCATACTCATGGAGGTCGGGGATAGGATCGACTGGGAGTATGTGAAAAATATGGGCAGCGAGCTGAATCTTGACCTGAAGGAAGTTCTGAGGAGGAGCATCGAGAGACTGCCCGTCTCGGTGGACAATCCGCCCAAGGTCAGGAAAATTCTTAGGAGATTGGTAGATAATATGTTAAGGTGA